TCATTCAGATTATCATAATAATAATGACTGTCAGCAATCACTGAAAATGAAAAGGTATCCGTATTTATGGTATTTTGCATAAGTTTAGCTGAGTTTTCCTCATTCGAATTTTTATCTTCTGTTTTTGATGAATAAGGGCTGTATTGGAAAGCGTCTTCGCAAGCAGTAAGGTTGAAAAGAAGAAAAAATGTTAACAGAAAGTTTAATGTATTCAACTGCTTCATCACAGAGTTTAATTAAATTTAATGATTATCTGATATCTTATCTAAAGAAAAATTTATTAATAAAAATTTCTTTGCGCTCCTTTGCGAAAAACTCAGCAATTCTCCGCGGTTTAAATCTTTTTTACCGCAGAGGACGGGAAGAATTATGCAGAGAAAACCGCAGAGCCTGCTTTGTTGAAAAAATAATATATCATAAAAGAATCATTAATATTTTTCTTCATAAATTATTGTTTTATACTTTTTAGGCAGAAAAACGGATAATCATTTTAAATTTTTATGAAAAAGTAATTTTAAACATTTCATCCGGCTTCTTTAATTTCCATCGTTTATGCGACCATAGCCAGTCGTCCGGCTTTTTCAGGATGATGTCTTCAAGCTTTTTCATGTATTTAGCTGTTATCTCACCGCGACAGGTATTTTCGGGATACATGCAAATTTCTTCCAGTTCTATGGTATAATGTCCACGTTTTATCCTTTGTACGTCGGCATAAAATACAGGCAGATCGAAAAGTTTCGCATAACTTTCGATACCATGAAGGCATGCCGTATCCTGGTTCAGAAATTTTACCCAATATGCCTTTTTCTCTTTAGCCCGGCCTGGACTTTGATCGCTTACCAAAAAATAAGCTTTGGGAGGTTCCTCATCTAAGCGTTGCAGGAGTTTAGGCTTATAAACAGAGTATAATTCCATGTTCTGTTTCATTCTGCGCTGGCGGAGATAATTATCAAAATATTTATTGGAAAGTGGCTTATAGAAAGTAACAGGACGGTGTAAGAAAAATTTACTTGCCACCTGGGTTCCCCATTCCCAATTGGCATAATGACTCATGGCAATAATTATATCCTTATTTTCCTTGTAATATTTATGAGTAATTTCAGGATTTAAACATTGATAACGGGAAAGTATCTTTTTTGTGTTGAATGAATATCCTTTGATTGTTTCGAGTGAAATATCACAAAGATTTCTGTAATACCGGCGAATAATCTGTTTTATTTCCAAATCATTTTTCTCAGGAAATGAGTTTTTTAAATTATCTGTAATCGTTTTTAGCCGGTAACGCACTATGTATTGCATAACTATCGAATAAAAATCGGATAATAAATAAAGCAAAAAGAAAGGGGTAATGGAGATTAAAAATGAAGAAAATCTAAATAATATATACCCTATACGTTTCATATAGATTAATTTAAATTAATTTTAATTGAAAATAGATGTTTTGGCAGCAATACCAACACGAAATAGTGAAAGCGTCCGGTTAAAATAAATATTATAATAATCTTGTCCATAATAATACTGGGCAAAAATGGTTACATCGTTAAAAAAGGAAGGTTTATAGGAAAGTGTATAACGAAAAACCAGACGTCGTTTAAAATCGAAGTCATTTGCATCGGGCATGCTTCCGGCAATCCACCCTAAACGAATCATTTGGTTAATATTTCCTTTGTGATATTTTACGGAAGGATTGCTGAATTTTTTTAATATTTTAGATAAGTCAACAGACGATTGATAGTCTGCAAAAAAACGCAATCGTCCGTATAATTTCCGTATCTCGGGATTTTGTTTATAATGATAAGATGCGGAAAGTTTTAAGTAGTTAATAACATAAGGCTTCTTTTTTTCCGGACGCGACATAAATATGCCTCCTTCAAATAAATTTGTAGAAAAATTACCGGAATATGTATTAATTTTTGTGCTATCCGCCTCATAATAAAATGAACCATCCTGCCCATTTGAATGATGACACCACGAAAAATAAGTAAACCAATCCTTCTTCTGTCCTGTATTATCAATAATCTGATAGAAAAAAGTAGCTCTGGGCATATAAGAAGGAGTTCGTACAGGATAAGAATGTTTATTATACATCCGGATAATAATGCGTGGCGACAATTCTATTCCCCATCTGTTTTCCGGGTTTAAACTCAGTATATAATAAGGTGCTATATCCCCTTCGAATATTAAAGGTTCGATATTTCCAATACCTCCTAAAGCTGAAATATAACTTGGCTCACGAAACATATTGAATGTGGATATCGCATTCGTATTATGCCAATTGCTTTTTTGAGAAAAGGCATCATTTACAAGCAGTAGTAAGAAAAAAGATAAAAACAGCAAGTATAAATCCTCTTTCATATTCTATAGTTTTAAGGAATATAATAGATAGCATCCTATTAATTATTTATATAAAAAGCAGGAATATATATTGCTCTCCGTCTTTTTCATAAATTGCAATTTTATCATTACGTGAAATCCAGCCTAAAGCTAAGTAAAGTTCCTTAGTATTAATTTTAAGTTTCTTTTTAAGCTCAGTAGCGGAACATTCTCCATTTGTATACAAATATTCCCAGATACGTCCGGCTTTCCTTCCGATTTCACAGGTATTCATGGCTAAAAGGTTTTAATTGTCAATTTTCACATTAAATTATCATTTTCAACTGTTTTGTATGTTATTCAATATTTCGATGCCCTGTTGGGTACAAATTCCTTTATAGAAATACTTCATGATATCTTTTCCGGAAAATGGCATGGATACATTGGAAAGATTATGTAGCGGATGCAGGAAATACGATTCAAAAATAAAAGCGAAAAAGCAAGCTATTTTGCCATATTCAACATCCGGATTGAAATTATTTTCAGCTATTCCTCGTTTTATTCCGTTGGTGATTAAGTCATTTATTAATATGTCTATCAATTTTATCATTTCAACAAACAGTTCATGATAATATTTCTTTAAATCATACAGCGTAGATATACTTAATGAATTTTGACTGGTTATGAATAAATCGGATAGTCTGTATAATTCTTCAACGGCATTGCTACTGTCTTTTGATATAGCGTTGGTTTTAGCCCTAAACTGTGAAAAATCTTCAAGCATAACATCTCTCACTAATTCATTTTTATTGGCATATTCCTTGTAAAGCGTCTTTTTTGAAATTCCCAAATTTCCGGCAATATCATCCATGGCAATACTTTTAATTCCATATTCCAGAAATGTTTTTCTTATGGTCTCAAAATGTTTTTCAAGAATCTGTGTCATTTTTGATCGTTTTATCATTTTTTTTATTTCGATTCTATCATATCTAATCAGGATCAGTTAATTTGAAAGGGAATGCCATATTAAACCGACATTCCCTTCAATTTTTTTATTACTCTTTTGTTGATGATTCGATTTCTTCTGCTTTTTGTGCTGTAAGTTCTTCCGGATCATTTCTTTTTTTATGTTTTTTAACCAATTTGTCAAGAACAACATAAAACACCGGCACCACAAGAAGTGACAAAAACATAGAACTGGCTAACCCACCAACAAGTACCCATCCCAGCCCGTTTTTCCATTCGGCACCGGCACCTGAAGCCAGTGCTATCGGCAATAGCCCCACGATAAGCGCCATGCTGGTCATAAGAATAGGCCTGAAACGCACAGAAGTAGCTTCGATAATAGCATCCACAACCTTTTCACCTTCCTGTTGCCGTTTGTTGGCAAAGTCAACAACCAAAATGGCGTTTTTGGCTACTAATCCCATAAGCATAATAATACCCATCATAGAAAACAAACTAAGGCTTTTTCCTGCTAATGCCAGCGCTAATAATGCCCCGATGATAGACAGTGGCAACGAAAGCATCACTACCAATGGGTATATATAGCTATCATACAGTGCAACCATTATTAAGTACATGAGAACAATGGATGCAACAAGAGCTATGAGCAGACTTGAAAAGGAATCACTCTGACGTTCCATATCGCCTGCATAAACCACATCAACCCCTGTCGGTTTTTCCGTTTTGGCAAGCCGGGCTTTTATTTCTTCGCCAACCGTGCCTATGGTTATGCCAACTAAGTTGCCCGATATACGAACAGAGGGTAGTTTGTTATAACGGATAAGCGTAGAAGGGCTTTCTCCCTCGCTGATGTCCGCCACCTGCGAAAGTCGGATAAGCTGCCCCGAATGGTTTACAAATGAAATGTTTTCAATATCGGCCTTGCTTTTCCTGTCGAATTCATCTAATGATATGAACAGATCATATTCATTGCTTCCATCGCGGTATTTCATGTCGCGGTTTCCTTCGTACGACATGTACATCTGGTTACCAATTTCACCAATAGTAAGCCCAAGTTTTGCTAATTTTTCGCGATCGAACTTCACCACTATTTCTTTATCACCACTTTCTACGGTTGATTCTATATCGCTTGTTCCCTTGATATTTCGCAATTCGTTCAGGACAATCTGGCTATATGCTTTTACTTCTTCAAAATTGGTTCCGCGTACATAAATTTCTACCGGGGTGCTTGTGGTACCCATCATACTTATTTCTTCTATTTTGAATTTTGGGCCGGGGAAAACAGATTTTAAATCGTACTGAAGCTTTTTGGCAAATAATTTGGCGCTCAGTTTTCGTTGATCTTTAGGAACTAATTTTATAGAGAATTCGGCAGCGTAAGGGGTTTCAAGTATTGACATACTACCACCCCTGGAACCAACTTTAGTAAATACGGTTTGTATCTCGGAATATTGAAGCATTTTTTTCTCTATAGCGAGACACATTCCATTGGTTTGTTCTAATGTGGCTGTCCTGTCCAGTTCCATGGCTACGATAAATTCGCCACGGTCGCCCTGATCCATAAATTCGGTTTGTATAAACCCTTTGGATACCAAAAGAAAGGAACCGATAAAAAGTACAACTGCCGCAAGAATGGTAATTCTTTTATGCCCCAACGTCCAATGAAGCGCCGAAAGAATCGCCGATTTAAACCTGGTAACAAGACTTTCAAAAGCAAGCAAAAAACGATCGAAAGGTCTTTTTTTATTAAATACTTTAAGTTTACCAAAACGCGATGTAAGTAATGGAACTAAGGTAAATGAAACCAGAAGGCTTATTAGGATAGAAATTACAACCACCAATGAAAAAGAGCGTAGAACCTGACCGGTGGTACCCGATATAAGCCCGATAGGGAGGAAAACGGCTATCAGCACAATGGTGATAGACATAACGGTAATCCCAATTTCCCTGATTGCATCAAGCGATGCCTGCCGTCGGGTTTTGCCCATTTCAAGGTGGCGATATGTATTTTCCAGCACCACAATGGCGTCGTCCACAATAACTCCTACAACAATTGATAATGCTAATAGGGTAAGTATATTAAGTGAAAAACCAAAAAGCCAGAAAAATGCAAAAGTGGAGATGATGGAGGTAGGGATGGATACGAAAATAAACGTCAGGTTACGGAATGTATGCAGGAACAATAGCATTGTGATTGATACCAGCACAATAGCAAAAACCAGGTCGAACATAACACCTTTAACGGCTTCATTGGTAAAATCAGACATATCGGTGGCAATGGTAAACTGAAGCTTTTGCTTTGCATATTGCTTTTCGAAACTGGCAAACTCTTTTTTTACCTCTTTGCTTATTTCTACGGCATTGCCATCCGTCTGCTTCTGAATACTCAGCCCGATAGCCGGTTCCCCATTGATACGGGCAAGTTTAGTCGTTTTCTTAGAGCCATCTACCACCGAAGCCACATCGCTCAATTTTATAACTGTGCCTTCTTTCGTTTGACCGATAATCAAATCTCTTATCTGATCGAGATTATTAAATTTGCCGGCAAGCCTTACGATAAATTTGGTATTGTCATCTTTAATTTTTCCGGCAGGGAAGTCCACGTTGGAAGCTTCAATCATTTGCTTAACCTGGAGTAGCGAAATGCCGTATTGCTCTAATTTCTGGGCGTTAGCTTTTACCTCTATTTCCCGTTGGTTACCACCGATAATATCTACCTGTGCAATTCCTTTTATTTGGGAAAGTCTGGTTTTAATTTGCTTATCAATGATGTCGTAAAATTCCTTTTCGGGGATATTTGATTTAACAGCAATGCTCATGATGGGGAACATGTTAAGATCAAATTTCATAAATTGAGGATCCTTGCTGTTTTCGGGAAAATCATCTTTGATGGCATTTACTTTTCGCTCACATTCCTGCAACGACATGTCGGCATTGATGCCATCCTTATATTGAATCAAAACTATCGACATACCCTCGAAAGAATAAGAAGTAATTTTGTCAATTCCTTCCAAAGAAGAAGCCGCATCTTCCACGTGTTTGGTAACCGAGCTTTCCACTTCCGAAGGAGCAGCTCCGGGGTAAACCGTCATTACTGCATTGATTGGAAGGTCCATTTTGGGAGTAAGCTCTTTGTTTAAGAGAGAGTAGCAAAATATCCCCGCCAATGCAAGTAAGGTAAATACAACTACCGGGATGGTTGAACGTTTTATTGATATTTCAGTTATCTTCATTATTTCTTATTTTTTAAAGAATATTTACTTGATAATATTAACATTATCACCGTCTTTTAAATTAAGTTGCCCGCTGGTAATAATTTTTTCGTTGGCAGATAAACCATTGAGTACTTCCACCAGCTTATCGTTGCTTTGCCCAATAATTAATGTGCGCTTTACCGCTTTTCCATTTTGTGCAACATATACCTCCGGGTTTTCCATACTTCCTATAATGCACTCTTTTTTAATGAT
This region of Lentimicrobiaceae bacterium genomic DNA includes:
- a CDS encoding lysophospholipid acyltransferase family protein, whose translation is MKRIGYILFRFSSFLISITPFFLLYLLSDFYSIVMQYIVRYRLKTITDNLKNSFPEKNDLEIKQIIRRYYRNLCDISLETIKGYSFNTKKILSRYQCLNPEITHKYYKENKDIIIAMSHYANWEWGTQVASKFFLHRPVTFYKPLSNKYFDNYLRQRRMKQNMELYSVYKPKLLQRLDEEPPKAYFLVSDQSPGRAKEKKAYWVKFLNQDTACLHGIESYAKLFDLPVFYADVQRIKRGHYTIELEEICMYPENTCRGEITAKYMKKLEDIILKKPDDWLWSHKRWKLKKPDEMFKITFS
- a CDS encoding winged helix-turn-helix domain-containing protein, translating into MNTCEIGRKAGRIWEYLYTNGECSATELKKKLKINTKELYLALGWISRNDKIAIYEKDGEQYIFLLFI
- a CDS encoding TetR/AcrR family transcriptional regulator, translating into MTQILEKHFETIRKTFLEYGIKSIAMDDIAGNLGISKKTLYKEYANKNELVRDVMLEDFSQFRAKTNAISKDSSNAVEELYRLSDLFITSQNSLSISTLYDLKKYYHELFVEMIKLIDILINDLITNGIKRGIAENNFNPDVEYGKIACFFAFIFESYFLHPLHNLSNVSMPFSGKDIMKYFYKGICTQQGIEILNNIQNS
- a CDS encoding efflux RND transporter permease subunit, with product MKITEISIKRSTIPVVVFTLLALAGIFCYSLLNKELTPKMDLPINAVMTVYPGAAPSEVESSVTKHVEDAASSLEGIDKITSYSFEGMSIVLIQYKDGINADMSLQECERKVNAIKDDFPENSKDPQFMKFDLNMFPIMSIAVKSNIPEKEFYDIIDKQIKTRLSQIKGIAQVDIIGGNQREIEVKANAQKLEQYGISLLQVKQMIEASNVDFPAGKIKDDNTKFIVRLAGKFNNLDQIRDLIIGQTKEGTVIKLSDVASVVDGSKKTTKLARINGEPAIGLSIQKQTDGNAVEISKEVKKEFASFEKQYAKQKLQFTIATDMSDFTNEAVKGVMFDLVFAIVLVSITMLLFLHTFRNLTFIFVSIPTSIISTFAFFWLFGFSLNILTLLALSIVVGVIVDDAIVVLENTYRHLEMGKTRRQASLDAIREIGITVMSITIVLIAVFLPIGLISGTTGQVLRSFSLVVVISILISLLVSFTLVPLLTSRFGKLKVFNKKRPFDRFLLAFESLVTRFKSAILSALHWTLGHKRITILAAVVLFIGSFLLVSKGFIQTEFMDQGDRGEFIVAMELDRTATLEQTNGMCLAIEKKMLQYSEIQTVFTKVGSRGGSMSILETPYAAEFSIKLVPKDQRKLSAKLFAKKLQYDLKSVFPGPKFKIEEISMMGTTSTPVEIYVRGTNFEEVKAYSQIVLNELRNIKGTSDIESTVESGDKEIVVKFDREKLAKLGLTIGEIGNQMYMSYEGNRDMKYRDGSNEYDLFISLDEFDRKSKADIENISFVNHSGQLIRLSQVADISEGESPSTLIRYNKLPSVRISGNLVGITIGTVGEEIKARLAKTEKPTGVDVVYAGDMERQSDSFSSLLIALVASIVLMYLIMVALYDSYIYPLVVMLSLPLSIIGALLALALAGKSLSLFSMMGIIMLMGLVAKNAILVVDFANKRQQEGEKVVDAIIEATSVRFRPILMTSMALIVGLLPIALASGAGAEWKNGLGWVLVGGLASSMFLSLLVVPVFYVVLDKLVKKHKKRNDPEELTAQKAEEIESSTKE